The Liquorilactobacillus nagelii DSM 13675 DNA window ACCGTTGCCATAAAGCCACCAACAAATCCAGGCATTAACGCTGGACGATCGCCAATAGATTCAGCGATATACCCTGCTAAAACCGGAATCATAAAAGCAAAGGCCAAACTTCCGGCATTATTTAAGAAAATAAATGGTAATGATTTAGCACCACCGAAATATTGCTCAATTACAAAAGATAAGGCAATTAAAATACCACCACCAACAACAAATGGTAACATATGAGAAATTCCATTCATTAAATCTTTATAAATTTCTCCCCAAACTGTCCCGTTTGCGCTAGTATCTTCAGCGGCACCCTCATCAGCTGCTGCATGATAAACCGGTGCATTACCTTTAACAGCTTCATTAATTAACTGATCAGCCTTTTTGATTCCGTCTACTACAGGACGATTAACTAGTGGTTTGCCATCAAAACGTGCCATTTCAACTTTTTTATCAGCTGCAATAATAACGCCAGCTGCCCGACTGATCTCATCAGAGGTTAACCGATGTTTAACTCCTTCAGAACCATTTGTTTCAACTTTGATATCAACGCCCATCGCTTCAGCAGTCTTTTTCAGTGACTCTTCAGCCATGTAAGTATGAGCAATTCCAGTTGGGCAAGCTGTAACAGCAACAACATACGGTTTATCATCAACTTTAACTGTTGTTTGTTTGGCAGCTTCTTTAGCCGCTTCAGCCTTTTCTTTAGCTTCCTTTTTAGCCTCAGCATCAGCAAATAACTGATGGACTTCTTCAGGTGTTTGTGCTTTTTTCAAGGCTGCAACTAATTCAGGATTAATCAACAAACTCGAAAGAGCTGCTAGAGCTTGCAAATGAGTATTATTGGCGCCTTCTGGAGCAGCAATCATAAAGAATAAATGAACTGGATTGCCATCTAAAGCATCGTAGTCAACGCCTGTAGCACTTTTAGCAAACATAACAGTTGCTCGCTTAACAGCCTTGTCTTTTGCATGCGGCATTGCAATCCCATCACCAATTCCCGTAGTTGACTGAGCCTCACGTGCCAAAATGTCCTTTTTGTAAAGTTCTTCATCATCGATTACACCAGCTTTGAAATACTGATGAACCATTTCATCAATTGCTTCTCTTTTAGTAGAAGCTTTCATGTCCATGATCATTGCATCTTTTAACAATAATTCACGAATATCCATTGAACACACTTCCTTTAGTTTTTAAAATTTTCTATTTTTATCTGTGGCAAAATTTCATTAATCTTGTCTCGATCAGCCAAATCCTCTGAAAATGCAGTAGCACTTCCACAAGCTAATCCATAGCGAAAACTCTCAAGTGGATCACTAGTTGCAGCAAAAGTACCAACAAATCCGCCAATCATTGAATCACCAGCACCAACCGAATTAATAACTTTTCCCTTAGGTGCGGGGCTAAAGTAAACTTTATCTGGTGTAACTAATAAACCACCATCACCTGCCATTGAAATCAGAACATGCTGTGCTCCCATTTCTAATAATTTACGCCCGTATTTTACGATATCAGCTAATCCATCCAACTTAACATTAAATAATTCTGCCAACTCATGATGGTTAGGCTTAACAACTAATGGATGCTCCTTGAGCGTCCGTAACAAACTCTCACCGGTTGTATCAATTACAAACTCAGCACCATGTTCGCGAATGATTTTAATTAATTCAAAATAAAAATCAGCCGTTAAACTAGGAACTAAGCTACCGGAAAGAATAACTACATCCCCTGCCGATAAACGATCAAATTGCTGTTTGAACTTAGTTACTTCGTCATCCGTCAGTTGTGGACCCTGACCATTGATCTCCGTTTCATTTTGCGCTTTGATCTTAACGTTAATTCGAGTATCAGCTGCCACATGAGTGAAGTTAGTTGTTAAGGATTTTTCTTTTAGAGATTTTTCAACGAAATCCCCAGTAAATCCGCCGACAAAACCCAAGGCAACATTTTGGTGTCCTAGTTCTTTTAAGATACGAGAAACATTGATTCCTTTGCCCCCGGGTAATTTGGTATCATATGCCATTCGATTAACTTCACCCAACGTTAATTCTGGTAATTGTACGATATAATCAATTGAAGGATTGACCGTTACCGTGTAAATCATAGTGAAACCTCCTGAATATTTGTTTGCGCGTTATATTCGTTGAAAACTGACCGCGGCAATTTATTTGTTATAATTGTTGCAGCAGCTAAATCCGCCACTTTAACAAAAGAAACTTGAGAAAATTTAGAATCGTCCGCCAAAATAAAAGTTTGATTTCCCTGCTGACTAGCGGTTGTTTTAACTGCCGCTTCATCAGGATCAGGAGTGGTAAAGCCATACTTTACATGAATTCCATTCATTCCTAAAAAGACTTTATCAAACCGATATTTAAGCAATTCCCTGACTGTCTGTACTCCGACAATTGCCTTAGTAGTATTTTTCAACTCACCACCAATTAAAATAGTTCGAATATTTCGATCGGCCAACACAGAAGCATGTACCACCCCATTGGTAACAACCGTTAAATGATTATCGGCATTTAGATATTGAATCATCGCTAATGTCGAGGTTCCAGCATCCAAGTAGATCACATCTTCTCTTTTG harbors:
- the pfkB gene encoding 1-phosphofructokinase codes for the protein MIYTVTVNPSIDYIVQLPELTLGEVNRMAYDTKLPGGKGINVSRILKELGHQNVALGFVGGFTGDFVEKSLKEKSLTTNFTHVAADTRINVKIKAQNETEINGQGPQLTDDEVTKFKQQFDRLSAGDVVILSGSLVPSLTADFYFELIKIIREHGAEFVIDTTGESLLRTLKEHPLVVKPNHHELAELFNVKLDGLADIVKYGRKLLEMGAQHVLISMAGDGGLLVTPDKVYFSPAPKGKVINSVGAGDSMIGGFVGTFAATSDPLESFRYGLACGSATAFSEDLADRDKINEILPQIKIENFKN
- a CDS encoding DeoR/GlpR family DNA-binding transcription regulator, with amino-acid sequence MLAEERQQMILTALKDKNILKLQEICELTNCSESSARRDLQLLEQRGALLRVHGGAKVKHSLQQEPDMTGKSLENIQQKKLIAKQAAELIKREDVIYLDAGTSTLAMIQYLNADNHLTVVTNGVVHASVLADRNIRTILIGGELKNTTKAIVGVQTVRELLKYRFDKVFLGMNGIHVKYGFTTPDPDEAAVKTTASQQGNQTFILADDSKFSQVSFVKVADLAAATIITNKLPRSVFNEYNAQTNIQEVSL
- a CDS encoding PTS fructose transporter subunit IIABC, whose amino-acid sequence is MDIRELLLKDAMIMDMKASTKREAIDEMVHQYFKAGVIDDEELYKKDILAREAQSTTGIGDGIAMPHAKDKAVKRATVMFAKSATGVDYDALDGNPVHLFFMIAAPEGANNTHLQALAALSSLLINPELVAALKKAQTPEEVHQLFADAEAKKEAKEKAEAAKEAAKQTTVKVDDKPYVVAVTACPTGIAHTYMAEESLKKTAEAMGVDIKVETNGSEGVKHRLTSDEISRAAGVIIAADKKVEMARFDGKPLVNRPVVDGIKKADQLINEAVKGNAPVYHAAADEGAAEDTSANGTVWGEIYKDLMNGISHMLPFVVGGGILIALSFVIEQYFGGAKSLPFIFLNNAGSLAFAFMIPVLAGYIAESIGDRPALMPGFVGGFMATVYSGSFGGVYVANVMTNAKSSAGFLGGIAAGFIAGYLTLFLKKLFAKLPKSLEGMKPMLLYPIFGLLLVALIMFFIVNPIFAVVNTWVTAFLNHMGTGNAVLLGLILGGMMSIDMGGPFNKAAYVFAVAAFTSTKNGDLMAAVMAGGMVPPFATAIATAFWPKKFTDDERKAGITNWVLGFSFITEGAIPFATADPLRVLSSCILGSATAGALTQWWHVSVPAPHGGFWVTPLASNPFGYIIAVVIGSIIAGVLLGIWRPEKTNAK